One Azospirillum sp. B510 genomic window carries:
- a CDS encoding transglutaminase-like domain-containing protein codes for MRIRLGYQLNFSFPAPTPMIVMLNVHYSRVGDLERPDHIVTSVPAPIQGYRDSFGNWCSRLVAPAGAVTISADSIIRDSGAQDPVEYGAVQHRVDELPADTLLFLLGSRYCETDVLSDEAWRLFSGTAPGWARVQAICDFVHAHVTFGYEHSRPTRTAAQTYAERRGVCRDFAHLAVAFCRAMNIPARYCTGYISDIGQPPPYGPMDFAAWMEVYLGGRWHVFDPRNNAPRIGRILIAQGRDAADVPLTHTFGPNTLTEFRVWTDEVSV; via the coding sequence ATGCGTATACGCCTGGGTTACCAGCTGAATTTCAGCTTTCCCGCCCCCACCCCCATGATCGTGATGCTGAACGTGCATTACTCCCGCGTCGGCGATCTGGAGCGGCCCGACCATATCGTCACCAGCGTGCCGGCGCCGATCCAGGGCTATCGCGACAGCTTCGGCAATTGGTGCAGCCGGTTGGTCGCGCCCGCCGGTGCCGTGACCATCAGTGCCGACAGCATCATCCGGGACAGCGGGGCGCAAGATCCGGTCGAGTATGGCGCCGTCCAGCATCGCGTCGACGAGTTGCCGGCCGACACCCTGCTGTTCCTGCTGGGGAGCCGCTATTGCGAGACCGACGTGCTGTCGGACGAGGCATGGCGGTTGTTCTCGGGGACCGCGCCGGGCTGGGCACGGGTTCAGGCGATCTGTGACTTCGTCCACGCCCACGTGACATTCGGCTACGAGCATTCGCGCCCGACGCGGACCGCCGCCCAGACCTATGCCGAGAGGCGTGGGGTCTGCCGTGACTTCGCCCATCTCGCCGTCGCCTTCTGCCGCGCGATGAACATTCCCGCGCGCTACTGCACCGGATACATCAGCGACATCGGCCAGCCGCCGCCTTATGGGCCGATGGATTTCGCGGCGTGGATGGAGGTGTATCTGGGCGGTCGCTGGCATGTCTTCGATCCGCGCAACAACGCTCCCCGGATCGGGCGCATCCTGATCGCGCAGGGACGCGACGCGGCCGATGTGCCGCTCACCCACACCTTCGGCCCCAACACGCTGACGGAGTTCCGGGTCTGGACGGACGAGGTCAGCGTGTGA
- a CDS encoding rhodanese-like domain-containing protein, which translates to MRSLVFAMITPVLLAGCQTSGAGGQSAAQSAGQVAAKPYSAEDKDWGIAPQTTIRQGNYHAPTPVSLPGAKVVATHALAQSLQGEGKPVIVNTLTGQWVNAIPGSVWLSGAGLGKDFNDATQARLSKRLDDLTAGDKTKPLVFYCLSSECWLSLNAALRAQRIGYTNVSWFRGGLDSWKAAGLPVERIDRDQW; encoded by the coding sequence ATGCGCAGCCTCGTCTTCGCGATGATCACTCCGGTGCTGCTGGCCGGATGCCAGACTTCCGGAGCAGGTGGTCAGAGCGCGGCCCAATCGGCTGGACAGGTTGCGGCCAAACCTTACAGCGCCGAGGACAAGGACTGGGGAATCGCTCCACAGACCACCATAAGGCAGGGCAATTACCACGCCCCGACCCCGGTCTCGCTGCCGGGGGCCAAGGTGGTCGCCACCCATGCCCTTGCCCAGTCGCTTCAGGGGGAAGGCAAGCCCGTCATCGTGAACACCCTCACCGGCCAATGGGTGAACGCGATCCCGGGATCGGTCTGGTTGAGCGGTGCCGGCTTGGGCAAGGACTTCAACGATGCGACACAGGCACGCCTGTCCAAGCGCCTGGATGACCTGACCGCCGGCGACAAAACCAAGCCGTTGGTCTTCTACTGCCTGTCGTCCGAGTGCTGGCTGTCGTTGAACGCGGCGCTTCGCGCCCAACGCATCGGATACACCAATGTCAGCTGGTTCCGTGGCGGGCTGGATTCCTGGAAAGCGGCGGGGCTGCCGGTTGAACGCATAGATCGCGATCAATGGTGA
- a CDS encoding tetratricopeptide repeat protein has translation MGCPSLPRASTAIAIVLMLSGCATMGDNGLAAGGRQAETPQVLATLQVADAALRRGDTDGAALLYERALRAEPQNITAARGLAEALERGGNLEGAAAANRAVLAINSADVVAMRRLARLQLATGQAKSGIDTYARLLTIDGTDADARNGMAVARCMTGACDQSIADYRGMLERRPDDRTLRNNLGFTLLLTGDAAAAVSVLEPFANDPKAEPRHRQTLALAYGLAGREADAERIGRMDLDATTVSANLDFLSNRNMAASEADGAGKVTARSRSARTAASDASPRPRSPQSGGVD, from the coding sequence ATGGGGTGCCCTTCCCTGCCACGCGCCTCGACGGCGATCGCGATCGTCCTGATGCTGAGCGGCTGCGCCACGATGGGCGACAATGGTCTCGCGGCCGGCGGCCGGCAAGCCGAGACGCCACAGGTGCTCGCCACGCTTCAAGTGGCCGATGCCGCGCTGCGGCGTGGCGATACCGACGGCGCCGCGCTGCTGTACGAACGTGCCCTGCGGGCGGAACCGCAGAACATCACGGCGGCGCGCGGCTTGGCCGAGGCGCTGGAGCGCGGCGGCAATCTGGAGGGAGCGGCCGCGGCCAACCGCGCGGTTCTCGCCATCAATTCGGCTGACGTCGTGGCGATGCGCAGACTTGCCCGGCTCCAACTCGCGACCGGCCAGGCGAAGTCGGGGATCGACACTTACGCGCGCCTGCTGACCATTGACGGGACGGACGCCGATGCCCGCAACGGAATGGCCGTTGCCCGATGCATGACGGGGGCCTGCGACCAGTCGATCGCCGACTACCGCGGCATGCTGGAACGGCGGCCCGATGACCGGACACTGCGCAACAACCTGGGATTCACCCTGCTTCTGACCGGAGATGCCGCGGCGGCGGTATCGGTGCTGGAACCCTTCGCCAACGATCCGAAGGCGGAGCCCCGCCATCGGCAGACGCTGGCGCTCGCCTATGGGTTGGCCGGCCGGGAGGCGGATGCCGAACGTATCGGGCGGATGGATCTCGACGCGACCACCGTCAGCGCCAACCTGGACTTCCTGTCGAACCGGAACATGGCGGCGTCCGAGGCCGACGGCGCCGGCAAGGTCACGGCCCGCTCCAGGAGCGCCCGGACAGCGGCCTCGGATGCCTCACCCCGGCCGCGTTCGCCGCAAAGCGGCGGGGTGGACTGA
- a CDS encoding OmpA family protein translates to MQFGWALSPKRWALSTETPGRIRRNTQAPREYKDLTAKARRLSVNLRFRSGSSALDNKAVRDLDRLVDFLTKQKPDERGGVVLIGFTDAQGARAANVTLSQQRAQIIADELRRRGVQVQSVMGLGPDLPVTSNDTEEGRDKNRRVEVWLRQRL, encoded by the coding sequence TTGCAATTCGGGTGGGCGCTTTCGCCGAAACGGTGGGCGCTTTCAACCGAAACGCCTGGGCGAATTCGCCGAAATACGCAGGCGCCGCGGGAGTACAAGGATCTGACGGCGAAGGCCCGCCGGCTGTCGGTCAATCTCCGCTTCCGCTCGGGGTCGTCGGCCCTCGACAACAAGGCCGTCCGCGACCTCGACCGGCTGGTCGATTTCCTGACGAAGCAGAAGCCCGACGAGCGGGGTGGCGTGGTGCTGATCGGCTTCACCGATGCCCAGGGTGCGCGGGCCGCGAACGTCACGCTGTCCCAGCAGCGCGCCCAGATCATCGCCGACGAGTTGCGCCGCCGCGGCGTCCAGGTTCAAAGCGTCATGGGTCTCGGCCCCGACCTGCCGGTCACCTCCAACGACACCGAGGAAGGCCGCGACAAGAACCGCCGCGTCGAGGTCTGGCTGCGGCAGCGGCTCTGA
- the istB gene encoding IS21-like element ISAzs2 family helper ATPase IstB, with protein sequence MMKHVNHERLRQLRLYGMAKGLEALERLPDRGQLAFDEQLGTLIEREAAERANTALASRLKRARLRQTACLEDLDLRTPRGLDRGVVRELATGRWVKENRPVLITGPTGIGKTWLACALGNQAAREGHSVLYTRLTRLLDDLATARLDGSLARLLRRIARLDLLILDDWAMTELTAPQRLDLMEVIDDRHDRAATMLATQVPVANWHRLIGDATYADAILDRLVHRAYRIDLHGDSMRRTKADAASETPDT encoded by the coding sequence ATGATGAAGCACGTCAACCACGAGCGGCTGCGCCAGTTGCGGCTGTACGGCATGGCCAAGGGGTTGGAGGCGCTGGAACGCCTGCCCGATCGCGGCCAACTGGCCTTCGACGAGCAGTTGGGCACGCTGATCGAGCGGGAAGCGGCAGAGCGCGCCAACACCGCACTCGCCAGCCGACTGAAACGTGCCCGGCTGCGCCAGACGGCCTGCCTGGAGGACCTCGACCTGCGCACCCCGCGTGGGCTCGATCGCGGTGTTGTGCGCGAGCTGGCCACCGGGCGCTGGGTGAAGGAGAACCGGCCGGTTCTGATCACCGGCCCGACCGGGATCGGCAAGACCTGGCTGGCCTGTGCACTCGGCAACCAGGCGGCGCGGGAAGGCCACAGCGTACTCTACACCCGGCTGACCCGCCTGCTGGACGATCTGGCCACCGCCCGCCTGGACGGTTCGCTCGCCCGGCTGCTGCGACGGATCGCCCGGCTCGACCTGCTGATCCTGGATGACTGGGCGATGACCGAGCTGACCGCGCCTCAGCGCCTGGACCTGATGGAGGTGATCGATGACCGCCACGACCGGGCCGCAACCATGCTGGCCACCCAAGTTCCCGTGGCCAACTGGCATCGGCTCATCGGCGATGCCACCTACGCCGACGCCATCCTCGACCGCCTCGTGCATCGGGCCTACCGCATCGACCTGCATGGCGACTCCATGCGCCGCACCAAGGCCGATGCCGCCAGCGAAACCCCCGACACCTAA
- the istA gene encoding IS21-like element ISAzs2 family transposase has product MPRARSDMRRIREVLRLRDEFGASQRQIADACRLPRSTVRDYLERLRASGLQYADVLGWTDVELEERLFPPPVTSARPVPDWRHISRELGRRGVTLRLLWEEYLEVHPGGYRYTQFVQHFRAWQGAHAEPRLRREHRPGAAIEVDYAGMTLTVGLGAEARQAQVFVACLPYSGYVYAEATWTQQAEEWLASHTRLFEHLGGVPGKLVPDNLKVGVSHASFYDPAINPAYHDLARHYRTAVLPARVRRPRDKPSAENGVQQVERRVLAPLRDTPFATLDAANAALRDKLATLNAAPLSRRPQDTRAGLFAAEEQPTLRPLPPDRFVPGTWARHKVPPDYHLALDGGVYSVPHTLIGKTVDVHSTAGVISVFLRGKRMACHVRRQDGATVTLDAHRPANHRAVARFTPDAIQTELAAIGPAAALLFERILAGADHPEQAVRAGIGLIRLAATHGTSRLEQACQAALEANVGSYRYVQRWLTAPPATTADAAGAGEHTNLRGPSYYH; this is encoded by the coding sequence ATGCCCCGAGCGAGGTCGGACATGCGGCGGATCAGAGAAGTCCTTCGTCTGCGGGATGAGTTTGGCGCCAGCCAACGGCAGATTGCCGATGCCTGCCGGCTGCCGCGCAGCACCGTGCGCGATTACCTGGAGCGGCTACGGGCCTCCGGGCTGCAGTACGCGGATGTGCTGGGCTGGACGGACGTCGAGCTGGAGGAGCGGCTGTTCCCGCCTCCGGTCACGTCGGCGCGCCCGGTGCCCGACTGGCGGCACATCAGCCGGGAACTCGGCCGCCGTGGCGTAACGCTGCGGCTGCTGTGGGAGGAATACCTGGAGGTCCATCCCGGCGGCTATCGCTACACCCAATTCGTCCAGCATTTCCGGGCATGGCAGGGTGCTCATGCCGAGCCGCGTCTGCGCCGGGAACATCGGCCGGGGGCGGCGATCGAGGTTGATTACGCTGGGATGACGCTGACCGTCGGGCTCGGCGCTGAGGCGCGGCAGGCCCAGGTGTTTGTCGCCTGCCTGCCGTATTCGGGCTACGTCTATGCCGAGGCGACCTGGACCCAGCAGGCGGAGGAGTGGCTGGCCTCCCACACCCGGCTGTTCGAACATCTGGGCGGCGTGCCGGGCAAGCTGGTGCCGGATAACCTCAAGGTCGGCGTCAGCCACGCCTCCTTCTACGATCCGGCGATCAACCCGGCTTATCACGATCTCGCCCGGCACTACCGCACCGCCGTCCTGCCGGCCCGGGTGCGGCGCCCGCGCGACAAGCCCAGCGCCGAGAACGGCGTGCAGCAGGTCGAGCGGCGGGTGCTGGCCCCGCTGCGCGATACGCCCTTCGCCACGCTGGACGCCGCCAACGCGGCCTTGCGCGACAAGCTGGCCACCCTCAATGCCGCTCCCTTGAGCCGCCGGCCGCAGGACACGCGCGCCGGCCTGTTCGCCGCCGAGGAGCAGCCGACCCTGCGCCCCTTGCCGCCGGACCGCTTCGTGCCGGGCACCTGGGCGCGCCACAAGGTCCCGCCCGACTATCATCTCGCTCTCGACGGCGGCGTCTACTCGGTGCCCCACACGCTGATCGGCAAGACGGTCGACGTGCACAGCACCGCCGGCGTGATCAGCGTCTTCCTGCGCGGCAAGCGGATGGCCTGCCATGTCCGCCGGCAGGACGGCGCCACCGTGACGCTGGACGCCCATCGCCCCGCCAACCACCGGGCCGTCGCCCGCTTCACCCCCGATGCCATCCAGACCGAACTGGCCGCCATCGGCCCGGCCGCCGCGCTGCTGTTCGAACGCATCCTGGCCGGCGCCGATCACCCCGAACAGGCGGTGCGGGCCGGGATCGGCCTGATCCGCTTGGCGGCCACCCACGGCACCAGCCGGCTGGAGCAAGCCTGCCAGGCGGCGCTGGAGGCCAACGTCGGATCCTACCGCTACGTCCAGCGCTGGTTGACCGCTCCCCCGGCCACAACGGCGGACGCGGCCGGTGCCGGCGAGCACACCAATCTGCGCGGCCCTTCCTACTATCACTGA
- a CDS encoding PstS family phosphate ABC transporter substrate-binding protein — MANRMGMCPNIGNCSVANSRTQVPLTEEENAACPECGRLLITVAAPGGKSMGGGRGKLAAAAALLLLAGGAAAYFGGLVGTREQASPVAVAASASQPAPQPMPRPAAPATPPAVSQPQSAPVQSAPARSEPAPPSQPSKPADGAAPAAAPAAAPAPAPEAPVILRISGSNTIGAKFGPTLVERFLASEGYSVVGRRSPVADELIITATRDGKQVAVTVAAHGSATAFSDLEQGKTDIGMASRPISAAEVNRLKTLGDMTSPSNENVVALDGLAVVVHRSNPLAALSTAQIRDLFNGKATDWSQVGGRAGPVHLFARDHNSGTFDTFQALVLGKTPLSDKAQRFEDSRELANAVAADPNGIGFIGLPYIGPTKALAVAEKDANPLLPTVFTVSTEDYPLSRRLFLYVPTTSINPLVLNFIEFALSPAGQGIAAEVGFVPLTIDSDIVTSVPETAPAYFGGKHPAGTAESARAER; from the coding sequence ATGGCCAACCGGATGGGGATGTGCCCGAACATCGGGAACTGCTCGGTCGCCAACAGCCGCACCCAGGTTCCGCTGACCGAGGAGGAGAATGCCGCCTGCCCCGAATGCGGGCGCCTGCTGATCACGGTCGCCGCTCCCGGCGGGAAAAGCATGGGGGGCGGGCGCGGCAAGCTCGCAGCGGCGGCGGCCCTGCTTCTGCTGGCCGGCGGTGCGGCGGCTTATTTCGGCGGGCTGGTCGGCACGCGGGAGCAGGCCTCGCCGGTGGCGGTGGCGGCATCGGCATCCCAGCCGGCACCGCAGCCGATGCCGCGTCCGGCCGCCCCCGCCACCCCTCCAGCGGTCTCCCAGCCCCAATCGGCTCCAGTCCAATCCGCGCCGGCCCGTTCCGAGCCGGCGCCGCCGTCCCAGCCGTCGAAGCCGGCCGACGGCGCGGCACCGGCGGCGGCACCCGCGGCGGCGCCCGCCCCCGCACCCGAGGCGCCGGTGATCCTGCGCATCTCGGGCTCGAACACCATCGGGGCGAAGTTCGGGCCGACGCTGGTCGAGCGCTTCCTGGCCTCCGAAGGCTATTCGGTGGTCGGCCGCCGCTCCCCCGTCGCCGACGAGTTGATCATCACCGCGACCCGCGATGGAAAGCAGGTGGCGGTGACCGTGGCGGCGCACGGATCGGCGACCGCCTTCAGCGATCTCGAACAGGGCAAGACCGACATCGGCATGGCGTCGCGCCCCATTTCCGCCGCCGAGGTCAACCGCCTGAAGACGCTGGGCGACATGACCTCGCCCTCGAACGAGAATGTCGTCGCGCTCGACGGGCTTGCGGTGGTCGTCCACCGCAGCAATCCCCTGGCCGCGCTGTCGACCGCCCAGATCCGGGATCTGTTCAACGGCAAGGCGACCGATTGGTCGCAGGTCGGTGGACGGGCGGGGCCGGTCCATCTGTTCGCGCGTGACCATAATTCCGGGACCTTCGACACCTTCCAGGCGCTGGTGCTCGGGAAAACGCCGCTGAGCGACAAGGCGCAGCGTTTCGAGGACAGCCGCGAACTGGCCAATGCCGTGGCCGCCGACCCCAACGGCATCGGCTTCATCGGACTGCCCTACATCGGCCCGACCAAGGCGCTGGCGGTTGCGGAAAAGGACGCCAATCCGCTGCTGCCGACGGTGTTCACGGTCTCCACCGAGGATTATCCGCTGTCGCGACGGCTGTTCCTTTATGTTCCGACCACCTCCATCAACCCGCTGGTCCTGAACTTCATCGAATTCGCGCTGTCCCCGGCTGGTCAGGGAATCGCGGCGGAAGTCGGATTCGTGCCGCTGACCATCGATTCGGACATCGTCACCTCGGTCCCGGAGACGGCGCCTGCATATTTCGGCGGAAAGCACCCAGCGGGAACGGCGGAAAGCGCCCGGGCAGAACGGTGA
- a CDS encoding tubulin-like doman-containing protein, with protein sequence MAHVLIGLGATGGHALTAFRRIAEQDAQTEQPVGPDVSYLIVEAATDVAGAAPISDWLRSGTFLPEEFLLVHPSSLKHGAPRMPGHHFSRALYERVERAMRDDDDRHLAALCAQSRRLGRLLLACNAPSFMAALDRAVDALPSLGGAPLTFHIVYGLGEGPGGGLIEAVAGIRMRWRDPKRARIVVYARMPDPDDSGDDTAAAALANAYAAMVELQAIVAGEIGAADFTFGETGVDQHAPLNAAYLFGGSLENGQPLSADDVHEAAAQFLRQRIAIDRGDVDGKRLRQLEDSANGFGAGRFPWSDGGAMTVLAFGSKRLVSPEPEIREALVLSFARAGLLQLLHNNWRDGAGFVDEPPESPGGTTWPRDAESRWLISEDHLLLSQAFLPQDLADKRWRSISDEWSSVMEGFKDMARLQERPKWLDTLIALCHRRYAEDFRGVGVANFYRSRYMETVYMAAMVRASIERDLIDGWKDGRWSLGELAGIVDSLIAAQEDRLAAIPERVARIRGSEDETRARIIGVFQKWAALGRLARLSGKCEQILDECVIQLHELNVKMTRAEAWAFAGQLLPAILTELQNLRSIIESVTRSVADAVNALDQRLDRLGDVLEAMPNAYAPVVRLFNRDRVRGIAAATLTDERVQRHHVATMRDAMIGDLGPEQGFHDLLERFNGPNLTQTIRQIGQARIDDAHASHMGATGERVLRLTVFDQIRDMYGGDPAALRSFFDTILSATHCFAELTEPAAAQARRQFALLPRGAKQEAFSKQVRAGIRASAGSEIEFLETDQGPFEIGIVTIQTIPSLSRFTNLAAYDTAYQTRLFADTATAFYDMHTVSNATDLKPLTVQGGERQKEKAAGFTLPHLLIGVALGHVFRRKGDALEPDRYLLVPKDADGLDEEPILLGEDLLQSCDRLVPSTTALLCANNTLTLSAASPEQREDWLRSVVSLVNRVKADRGNDPVDPIYRKFVDAARTATQMIRGDHR encoded by the coding sequence ATGGCCCATGTTCTGATCGGGCTTGGCGCGACCGGCGGTCATGCGCTGACGGCGTTTCGCAGGATCGCCGAGCAGGATGCCCAGACGGAGCAGCCTGTCGGCCCGGACGTCAGCTACCTCATCGTCGAGGCGGCGACCGATGTCGCCGGAGCGGCACCGATCTCCGACTGGCTGCGGTCCGGGACCTTCCTGCCCGAGGAATTCCTGCTCGTACACCCCAGCAGCCTGAAGCACGGCGCGCCGCGCATGCCCGGCCATCATTTCTCGCGCGCCCTGTACGAGCGCGTGGAGCGGGCGATGCGGGACGACGACGACCGCCATCTGGCGGCGCTGTGCGCCCAATCGCGGCGGCTCGGCCGGCTTCTGCTCGCCTGCAACGCCCCGTCCTTCATGGCGGCGCTCGACCGGGCGGTCGACGCGCTGCCGTCCCTCGGCGGCGCGCCCCTCACCTTCCACATTGTCTATGGCCTCGGCGAAGGGCCGGGAGGCGGGCTGATCGAGGCGGTCGCCGGCATCCGGATGCGCTGGCGCGACCCGAAGCGGGCGCGGATCGTGGTCTATGCCCGCATGCCGGACCCCGACGATTCCGGGGACGACACGGCGGCCGCGGCGCTGGCCAACGCCTATGCCGCCATGGTCGAGTTGCAGGCGATCGTCGCCGGCGAGATCGGCGCCGCGGATTTCACCTTCGGGGAGACGGGCGTCGACCAGCACGCGCCCCTGAACGCGGCCTACCTGTTCGGCGGAAGCCTGGAGAACGGCCAGCCGCTGTCGGCGGACGACGTGCATGAAGCCGCGGCCCAGTTCCTGCGCCAGCGGATCGCCATCGACCGGGGCGATGTCGATGGAAAGCGCCTGCGCCAGTTGGAGGATTCGGCGAACGGCTTCGGCGCCGGGCGCTTCCCCTGGTCGGACGGCGGCGCGATGACGGTGCTGGCCTTCGGTTCGAAGCGGCTGGTCTCGCCGGAGCCGGAAATCCGCGAAGCGCTGGTCCTCTCCTTCGCTCGCGCCGGGTTGCTGCAATTGCTGCACAACAACTGGCGCGACGGCGCGGGATTCGTCGATGAACCCCCGGAATCGCCCGGTGGGACGACCTGGCCCCGCGACGCGGAGAGCCGCTGGTTGATTTCCGAAGACCATCTGCTGCTGTCGCAGGCCTTCCTTCCGCAGGATCTCGCGGACAAGCGCTGGCGTTCGATCTCCGACGAATGGTCCTCCGTGATGGAGGGCTTCAAGGACATGGCGCGCCTGCAAGAGCGGCCGAAATGGCTCGATACCCTCATCGCCCTGTGTCATCGCCGCTATGCGGAGGATTTCAGGGGCGTCGGCGTCGCCAATTTCTATCGGTCGCGCTACATGGAAACGGTGTATATGGCCGCGATGGTGCGCGCGAGCATCGAGCGCGACCTGATCGACGGCTGGAAGGACGGCCGTTGGTCGCTGGGGGAACTGGCCGGCATCGTCGATTCCCTGATCGCCGCCCAGGAGGACAGGCTCGCCGCCATCCCGGAACGGGTCGCCCGGATCCGCGGCTCGGAAGACGAGACGCGCGCGCGGATCATCGGCGTCTTCCAGAAATGGGCCGCCCTGGGCCGGTTGGCCCGGTTGTCCGGCAAATGCGAGCAGATTCTCGACGAGTGCGTCATCCAGCTGCATGAGCTGAACGTGAAGATGACGCGGGCCGAAGCCTGGGCCTTCGCCGGCCAGCTGCTGCCAGCCATCCTGACGGAATTGCAGAATCTGAGGAGCATCATCGAATCGGTGACGCGCTCGGTGGCCGACGCCGTCAATGCGCTCGACCAGCGGCTCGACCGGCTGGGCGACGTACTGGAGGCGATGCCCAACGCCTATGCCCCGGTGGTGAGGCTGTTCAACCGCGACCGTGTGCGCGGCATCGCCGCCGCCACCCTGACCGACGAGCGCGTGCAGCGGCACCATGTGGCGACGATGCGCGACGCCATGATCGGCGATCTCGGGCCGGAGCAGGGCTTCCACGATCTGCTGGAGCGCTTCAACGGACCGAACCTGACCCAGACCATCCGCCAGATCGGTCAGGCCAGGATCGACGACGCGCACGCCAGCCATATGGGGGCGACCGGCGAGCGGGTCCTGCGCCTGACCGTGTTCGACCAGATCCGGGACATGTATGGCGGCGACCCGGCGGCGCTCCGCTCCTTCTTCGACACGATCCTGTCGGCGACCCATTGCTTCGCGGAACTGACCGAGCCGGCGGCGGCGCAGGCGCGGCGGCAGTTCGCCCTGCTGCCGCGCGGCGCCAAGCAGGAAGCGTTTTCCAAGCAGGTTCGGGCCGGAATCCGCGCCAGCGCCGGAAGCGAGATCGAGTTCCTGGAAACCGACCAGGGGCCATTCGAAATCGGGATCGTCACGATCCAGACCATCCCCTCCCTGTCCCGCTTCACCAACCTGGCCGCCTACGACACCGCCTATCAGACGCGCCTGTTCGCCGACACCGCCACGGCCTTCTACGACATGCACACGGTGAGCAACGCCACCGACCTGAAGCCCCTGACCGTCCAGGGCGGCGAACGCCAGAAGGAAAAGGCGGCGGGCTTCACCCTGCCGCATCTGCTGATCGGCGTCGCCCTCGGGCATGTCTTCCGCCGCAAGGGCGACGCCCTGGAACCGGACCGCTACCTGCTGGTGCCGAAGGATGCGGACGGCCTCGACGAGGAGCCGATCCTCCTTGGCGAGGATCTTCTCCAGTCCTGCGACAGGCTGGTGCCGTCGACCACGGCGCTGCTGTGCGCGAACAACACGCTGACCCTGTCCGCCGCGTCGCCGGAACAGCGCGAGGACTGGCTGCGAAGCGTGGTGTCGCTCGTCAATCGGGTCAAGGCGGATCGGGGCAATGACCCGGTCGACCCGATCTACCGCAAATTCGTGGATGCGGCCCGGACCGCCACCCAGATGATTAGGGGAGACCATCGATAA
- a CDS encoding Flp family type IVb pilin, which translates to MFGILRRLRKDDRGATAIEYGLLAALIAVAIIGGVSAVGGNLNSMFNAISSKISAKTPT; encoded by the coding sequence ATGTTCGGAATTCTTCGCCGTCTGCGCAAAGATGATCGTGGCGCCACCGCCATCGAATATGGCCTGCTCGCCGCCCTGATCGCCGTCGCCATCATCGGCGGCGTGTCCGCTGTCGGCGGCAATCTGAACAGCATGTTCAATGCGATCTCCAGCAAGATCAGCGCCAAGACGCCGACCTGA
- a CDS encoding A24 family peptidase, whose amino-acid sequence MDWGLSVVLCGLFAWAMVSDIRRRTIPNWISLALAVLFAVATAADPGRFDPVLAATAAGLTFAILLAAFLAGLVGGGDVKLMTAAALWTGLSGLPGLFLGTALIGGLMAFGALALRGLRRLGLLSREGAGEMDGLPYGVAIGAAALLSIPFLAPG is encoded by the coding sequence ATGGACTGGGGTCTATCGGTCGTCCTGTGCGGCCTGTTCGCCTGGGCCATGGTCAGCGATATCCGTCGGCGCACCATTCCGAATTGGATTTCGCTGGCGCTGGCGGTGCTCTTCGCCGTCGCCACCGCCGCCGATCCCGGGCGGTTCGATCCGGTTTTGGCGGCGACGGCGGCGGGATTGACCTTCGCGATCCTGCTCGCCGCATTTCTCGCCGGTCTGGTCGGCGGCGGCGACGTCAAGCTGATGACCGCGGCCGCGCTGTGGACCGGTCTATCCGGTCTGCCGGGCCTGTTCCTGGGAACGGCCCTGATCGGCGGGCTGATGGCCTTCGGCGCCCTTGCCCTGCGGGGGCTGCGGCGGCTGGGCCTCCTTTCCCGGGAAGGCGCCGGGGAAATGGACGGTCTTCCTTACGGCGTCGCCATCGGCGCGGCGGCGCTTCTTTCAATCCCTTTCCTCGCACCCGGCTGA